In Sorghum bicolor cultivar BTx623 chromosome 8, Sorghum_bicolor_NCBIv3, whole genome shotgun sequence, one genomic interval encodes:
- the LOC110429915 gene encoding uncharacterized protein LOC110429915 isoform X2, translated as MSLYSTPPSSPLAPPPSPEMGSSTFPRRSMAEAHVGIGDFEGARCFAYVYLEHAVHSPHLFIRQAMEQAAGALAFQLAASARGAGIMVFNTLEERDEIGAMSPVVHDGNSIRIERHEEADNRFYAFYRVYAAVDFPLEHWDEDRAREALSAVGNVCCLDPACFDAGDFTSIRAVVRLDHHAELQDQLLVRNHNGPACLANLYAIRTWIDVGPEPDWGDYDFGNAPALHGAPYYHPVGNPPTQLPPVPENLVTTVLEWENSAPAPPLHPIRTRRATPYPMRPALLALPWYGVGGVPALPVGVEPGEEASGGVDPVSEGHLEDGSDNVAASELAMLNLADLNLNIDVVHETRSQKRRARRKRAKDSARALRRSVRLMEKEEAGFEMPKDKAARVQQAKFDFSACELLRRKLRVSLVRRHYRLKKTDAYVQRQKC; from the exons ATGTCTCTGTACTCCACCCCACCCTCATCGCCTCTCGCTCCTCCACCCAGCCCTGAGATGGGGTCCTCCACCTTCCCCAGACGTTCCATGGCCGAGGCTCACGTTGGCATTGGCGATTTCGAGGGGGCTAGGTGCTTTGCCTACGTCTACCTCGAGCACGCCGTGCACAGCCCGCACCTCTTCATTCGCCAAGCCATGGAGCAGGCTGCTGGCGCCCTAGCCTTCCAGCTTGCTGCCTCGGCCAGGGGGGCCGGGATCATGGTGTTCAACACGCTGGAGGAGAGGGACGAGATCGGCGCCATGAGCCCCGTTGTCCATGACGGCAACAGCATCCGCATCGAGCGCCACGAAGAGGCAGACAACCGATTCTACGCCTTCTACCGTGTCTACGCCGCGGTGGACTTCCCCCTGGAGCACTGGGATGAGGACAGGGCACGTGAGGCTCTGAGTGCAGTGGGCAATGTTTGCTGCCTGGACCCTGCCTGCTTTGACGCAGGCGACTTCACGTCCATTCGCGCGGTGGTTCGCCTGGACCACCACGCGGAGCTCCAGGACCAGCTTCTCGTGCGCAACCACAACGGACCTGCGTGCCTCGCCAACCTCTACGCCATTCGCACGTGGATCGATGTCGGGCCTGAGCCGGACTGGGGCGACTACGACTTCGGCAACGCCCCGGCCCTGCATGGCGCCCCCTACTATCACCCCGTCGGCAATCCGCCGACCCAACTACCGCCTGTCCCTGAGAACCTGGTGACCACGGTGCTGGAGTGGGAGAACTCTGCTCCCGCTCCGCCTCTTCACCCAATCCGCACCAGGCGTGCAACACCCTACCCAATGCGCCCGGCACTACTAGCCCTTCCTTGGTATGGGGTTGGCGGTGTCCCTGCGCTGCCGGTGGGGGTGGAGCCTGGGGAGGAGGCCAGCGGAGGCGTCGACCCGGTGTCTGAGGGTCACCTGGAGGACGGCTCGGACAATGTGGCCGCTTCTGAGCTGGCGATGCTGAACCTGGCGGACCTGAACCTGAACATCGACGTCGTGCATGAGACCCGCTCACAGAAGAGGCGTGCCAGGCGTAAGAGGGCCAAGGACTCCGCCCGTGCTCTGAGGAGGAGTGTGCGCCTCATGGAGAAGGAGGAAGCCGGCTTCGAGATGCCTAAGGACAAGGCTGCACGGGTCCAGCAGGCCAAGTTTGATTTCAGTG CTTGTGAGCTACTGAGGAGGAAGTTGCGGGTATCTCTGGTGAGGCGGCACTACCGCCTGAAGAAGACTGATGCATATGTCCAACGTCAGAAGTGTTGA
- the LOC110429915 gene encoding uncharacterized protein LOC110429915 isoform X1, with protein sequence MSLYSTPPSSPLAPPPSPEMGSSTFPRRSMAEAHVGIGDFEGARCFAYVYLEHAVHSPHLFIRQAMEQAAGALAFQLAASARGAGIMVFNTLEERDEIGAMSPVVHDGNSIRIERHEEADNRFYAFYRVYAAVDFPLEHWDEDRAREALSAVGNVCCLDPACFDAGDFTSIRAVVRLDHHAELQDQLLVRNHNGPACLANLYAIRTWIDVGPEPDWGDYDFGNAPALHGAPYYHPVGNPPTQLPPVPENLVTTVLEWENSAPAPPLHPIRTRRATPYPMRPALLALPWYGVGGVPALPVGVEPGEEASGGVDPVSEGHLEDGSDNVAASELAMLNLADLNLNIDVVHETRSQKRRARRKRAKDSARALRRSVRLMEKEEAGFEMPKDKAARVQQAKFDFSGASRRLPCELLRRKLRVSLVRRHYRLKKTDAYVQRQKC encoded by the exons ATGTCTCTGTACTCCACCCCACCCTCATCGCCTCTCGCTCCTCCACCCAGCCCTGAGATGGGGTCCTCCACCTTCCCCAGACGTTCCATGGCCGAGGCTCACGTTGGCATTGGCGATTTCGAGGGGGCTAGGTGCTTTGCCTACGTCTACCTCGAGCACGCCGTGCACAGCCCGCACCTCTTCATTCGCCAAGCCATGGAGCAGGCTGCTGGCGCCCTAGCCTTCCAGCTTGCTGCCTCGGCCAGGGGGGCCGGGATCATGGTGTTCAACACGCTGGAGGAGAGGGACGAGATCGGCGCCATGAGCCCCGTTGTCCATGACGGCAACAGCATCCGCATCGAGCGCCACGAAGAGGCAGACAACCGATTCTACGCCTTCTACCGTGTCTACGCCGCGGTGGACTTCCCCCTGGAGCACTGGGATGAGGACAGGGCACGTGAGGCTCTGAGTGCAGTGGGCAATGTTTGCTGCCTGGACCCTGCCTGCTTTGACGCAGGCGACTTCACGTCCATTCGCGCGGTGGTTCGCCTGGACCACCACGCGGAGCTCCAGGACCAGCTTCTCGTGCGCAACCACAACGGACCTGCGTGCCTCGCCAACCTCTACGCCATTCGCACGTGGATCGATGTCGGGCCTGAGCCGGACTGGGGCGACTACGACTTCGGCAACGCCCCGGCCCTGCATGGCGCCCCCTACTATCACCCCGTCGGCAATCCGCCGACCCAACTACCGCCTGTCCCTGAGAACCTGGTGACCACGGTGCTGGAGTGGGAGAACTCTGCTCCCGCTCCGCCTCTTCACCCAATCCGCACCAGGCGTGCAACACCCTACCCAATGCGCCCGGCACTACTAGCCCTTCCTTGGTATGGGGTTGGCGGTGTCCCTGCGCTGCCGGTGGGGGTGGAGCCTGGGGAGGAGGCCAGCGGAGGCGTCGACCCGGTGTCTGAGGGTCACCTGGAGGACGGCTCGGACAATGTGGCCGCTTCTGAGCTGGCGATGCTGAACCTGGCGGACCTGAACCTGAACATCGACGTCGTGCATGAGACCCGCTCACAGAAGAGGCGTGCCAGGCGTAAGAGGGCCAAGGACTCCGCCCGTGCTCTGAGGAGGAGTGTGCGCCTCATGGAGAAGGAGGAAGCCGGCTTCGAGATGCCTAAGGACAAGGCTGCACGGGTCCAGCAGGCCAAGTTTGATTTCAGTGGTGCGTCCCGTCGTCTCC CTTGTGAGCTACTGAGGAGGAAGTTGCGGGTATCTCTGGTGAGGCGGCACTACCGCCTGAAGAAGACTGATGCATATGTCCAACGTCAGAAGTGTTGA